Part of the uncultured Tolumonas sp. genome is shown below.
CGATGAGCAGGATCCAGCGCCGGTTGAAAGCTGCAGGCAAATTGCGGAAACGACAACTCGTACCCGTGGCGAATTTATATTCGGGTTTGTGTTTTTTGTTTCGGTTGTTGCCGGGCTTTGGTCAACGGCCACAGACATTCGGCGCTGGTTGTTTGATGAAGACAAAATTCCAGTGAGCGGATTAGTAGTACAGGGTGATCTGGAGTATGTCAGCACGGAAGAAGTCCGTAAGGTGCTGGCAGAAAATCCCCAGACCAACAACTTTTTTAAGCTGGATGTTAATCAGCTGCAAAAAGAGGTTGAAGCGTTACCGTGGGTTTATCAGTCTTCTATTCGTAAGCGCTGGCCCGCACTACTGTATGTTTATGTCGTTGAGCAAACTCCCTGTGCATTATGGGGAGATGACCGGTTGCTTAGTATTCGTGGCACGATATTTCGAGCGCCACGAGACAGATTAAAGAAGCCTCTGGTAGGACTTTCTGGTCCGGATGAACTGGCGGGTAAAGTTTGGGTGCAATACCAGCAGTTTGAGCGATTACTGGCATTAAACGGATACCACGTAGCGTCGGTACATATGACCAATCGTCATTCGTGGGAAATTCAGTTGGTTTCCGGGCCGAAGTTGGTTCTTGGCCGGAATGACATGCTGGTTAAATTACAACAGTTTATTGATGTTTATCCGAAGTTGGAAAATAGGGAACAGATTGATTATCTCGATCTTCGCTATGACACGGGGATAGCCGTCAGATGGAAACAACAAGAAGGGAGTGGTGATGACCAAAACCCCAGACAGAAATCTAATAGTCGGGCTTGATGTAGGTACAACCAAAATTGCAGTTTTGGTTGGTGAAGTGCTGCCTGATGGAGAGGTCAATATTGTTGGTCTGGGTACCCATGCTGCCAAAGGTATGGACAAAGGTGGTGTCAACGATCTGGAATCCGTTGTTAAGTCTTTGCAGCGTGCGGTAGAAGAGGCCGAGATGATGGCACAATGCCAT
Proteins encoded:
- a CDS encoding cell division protein FtsQ/DivIB, translated to MRQARLASDEQDPAPVESCRQIAETTTRTRGEFIFGFVFFVSVVAGLWSTATDIRRWLFDEDKIPVSGLVVQGDLEYVSTEEVRKVLAENPQTNNFFKLDVNQLQKEVEALPWVYQSSIRKRWPALLYVYVVEQTPCALWGDDRLLSIRGTIFRAPRDRLKKPLVGLSGPDELAGKVWVQYQQFERLLALNGYHVASVHMTNRHSWEIQLVSGPKLVLGRNDMLVKLQQFIDVYPKLENREQIDYLDLRYDTGIAVRWKQQEGSGDDQNPRQKSNSRA